From Gimesia panareensis, the proteins below share one genomic window:
- a CDS encoding biotin/lipoyl-binding protein, which produces MTSSTERPIPLSVRDDLISKWIHYKGLGYWVIKDPVSLKYTRLHPEQFYILNLLDGQRSPEEIKDEVHRQYPTLLLSISEIQQLISDLYRKGLLTSGRPGQGVTLIKQSREESNKKMVSTFRNLLYLRLPGWDPETTLQKLYPYVKWMWRPWATTMFAMLILSSWILIGVQFEAFRSRLPEFQQFFGWPNLIYMWFVLGAAKIIHEFGHGLSCKHYGGECHGMGIMFLVFSPCLYCDVSDSWMLRNKWQRIIIGGAGMYIEVILSAIAVWVWWFTRPGLLNHLALNLFFVSTVTTVIFNANPLMRFDGYYMMSDLLEIPNLRQKADKHLRDTFAWFCLGIESQRDPFMPETGKFWFILYAISAALYRWFIMFGITLFLYTVLKPYDLQSIGVTLAVVSVVSFIGGIFYNIYKIIAAPRTEPMNYFKVSATLTVAVALILGILLIPVPMHFEAPFVVEGYDVKDVYTTEPGRLDQVYVEPGQHVKQGQLLARIVNIEREDKLYQLKEIDRKVQEDEIYKYRALGDLAGVKVAKEKLVTINEQIEEIEDQLKHMEVIAPISGRVIAPARRPEPKLSDSKKRLSGWFGTPLDPRNANCYLDEGTHMLSIAPEERYQAVLYIDQEYRNDFQIDQQVELKLENLPDKTYKSKIERVAHGHRDYVPPTLSNKMGGELPTVTDQDGNEKLTSTAYQAIVPLEEDVFLFRTNMRGKARFLVSQLTTGQWLWRYFRKTFHFRL; this is translated from the coding sequence ATGACATCCTCAACGGAACGACCGATTCCGCTGAGCGTGCGCGATGATTTAATCAGCAAGTGGATTCATTATAAAGGGTTGGGATACTGGGTGATTAAAGATCCGGTCTCTCTTAAATACACACGTCTGCATCCCGAGCAGTTTTACATCCTAAATCTGCTGGACGGGCAGCGCAGTCCGGAAGAAATCAAAGACGAAGTCCACCGCCAGTACCCGACCCTGTTGCTCTCGATCTCCGAAATTCAGCAGCTGATCTCCGACCTGTATCGCAAAGGGTTGTTGACCAGCGGTCGACCGGGGCAGGGAGTCACGCTGATTAAACAGTCGCGTGAAGAGTCAAATAAAAAGATGGTCAGCACTTTTCGGAACCTGCTCTATCTCCGGCTGCCAGGCTGGGATCCGGAAACGACGCTCCAGAAACTTTATCCCTATGTCAAGTGGATGTGGCGTCCCTGGGCTACCACCATGTTCGCCATGCTGATCCTCTCTTCCTGGATCCTGATCGGTGTGCAGTTCGAAGCGTTTCGCAGTCGACTGCCCGAATTCCAGCAGTTTTTCGGCTGGCCCAACCTGATCTACATGTGGTTTGTACTCGGGGCTGCGAAAATCATTCACGAATTCGGCCACGGTCTGTCGTGCAAACATTACGGCGGCGAGTGTCACGGGATGGGGATCATGTTCCTGGTCTTCAGCCCCTGCCTGTATTGTGATGTCTCCGATTCGTGGATGCTGCGCAACAAATGGCAGCGGATTATCATCGGCGGCGCGGGGATGTACATCGAGGTCATTCTGTCGGCGATCGCGGTCTGGGTCTGGTGGTTTACCAGGCCGGGGCTGCTGAATCACCTGGCTCTGAACCTGTTTTTTGTTTCCACCGTGACCACCGTCATTTTCAACGCCAACCCGTTGATGCGGTTTGACGGTTACTACATGATGAGCGACCTGCTGGAAATACCCAATTTGCGACAGAAAGCCGATAAACATCTGCGGGATACCTTCGCCTGGTTTTGCCTGGGTATTGAATCGCAGCGGGATCCCTTCATGCCGGAAACCGGTAAATTCTGGTTTATCCTGTATGCGATCTCCGCAGCGCTGTACCGCTGGTTTATCATGTTCGGGATTACGCTGTTCTTGTATACCGTGTTGAAACCATACGATCTGCAGAGCATTGGAGTCACTCTGGCAGTCGTCTCTGTCGTCTCATTTATTGGTGGGATTTTCTACAACATTTACAAAATTATCGCTGCACCGAGGACCGAACCCATGAACTATTTCAAAGTCTCAGCGACTCTGACCGTGGCTGTCGCTTTGATTCTGGGAATTCTCCTGATCCCAGTTCCCATGCATTTTGAAGCCCCTTTCGTAGTGGAAGGCTATGACGTGAAGGATGTCTATACCACCGAGCCGGGCCGGCTGGATCAGGTGTATGTTGAACCGGGGCAGCACGTCAAGCAGGGACAACTGCTGGCAAGAATCGTGAACATCGAAAGGGAAGACAAGCTCTATCAGTTGAAAGAGATTGATCGTAAAGTTCAGGAAGATGAGATCTATAAATACCGGGCACTGGGGGACCTCGCTGGCGTGAAAGTCGCGAAAGAAAAACTGGTGACCATCAATGAGCAGATCGAGGAAATTGAAGACCAGCTCAAGCATATGGAAGTCATCGCACCGATCAGTGGAAGAGTGATTGCCCCGGCACGGCGACCGGAACCCAAATTGTCCGATTCTAAAAAACGGCTTTCGGGCTGGTTTGGGACCCCGCTGGATCCGCGCAATGCAAACTGCTATCTCGATGAAGGGACGCATATGTTGAGCATCGCCCCTGAGGAACGCTACCAGGCTGTCCTCTACATCGATCAGGAATATCGGAATGATTTTCAGATCGATCAACAGGTCGAACTCAAGCTGGAAAATCTGCCCGACAAAACCTACAAGTCCAAAATTGAACGAGTCGCTCACGGACATCGAGATTACGTACCGCCCACTCTCTCGAATAAAATGGGAGGAGAATTGCCTACCGTGACGGATCAGGACGGAAACGAAAAACTGACCAGCACCGCCTATCAGGCCATCGTGCCTCTGGAAGAAGATGTGTTCCTGTTCCGGACCAATATGCGGGGGAAAGCCAGATTCCTGGTCAGTCAGTTAACGACCGGGCAATGGCTCTGGCGTTACTTCCGGAAAACATTCCATTTCCGCCTCTGA
- a CDS encoding P-loop NTPase family protein yields the protein MNDEFSAQSDATVTPAELRPPLSLQRRCWELSAVRKQKEKDQAQLKQQLQETEQYLAISEQVTEALETLSGQLFEQELQMIQEKLTIALQEVLEQPLKLKAVAEWKRNAATVEFQIEREGNTEDIMRGQGGSVANILSVGLRMFALMTLDEKEHRRVLVLDEQDCWLRPDLVPRLVKIIHEAGQALGFQIIMISHHDPVMFERYADTIFQFTPSPEGVQVERVETDRQQNEST from the coding sequence ATGAACGACGAGTTCTCTGCACAATCTGATGCGACAGTTACCCCCGCGGAACTGCGGCCTCCCCTGAGTCTGCAGCGTCGCTGCTGGGAGCTGTCCGCGGTGCGCAAACAGAAAGAAAAAGATCAGGCCCAGCTCAAACAGCAGCTGCAGGAAACAGAACAGTACCTGGCGATTTCAGAGCAGGTTACCGAAGCGCTGGAGACGCTGAGCGGGCAGCTGTTCGAACAGGAACTGCAGATGATCCAGGAGAAGCTGACCATCGCGCTGCAGGAAGTCCTGGAACAGCCTCTCAAGCTCAAGGCGGTCGCTGAATGGAAACGCAACGCAGCCACCGTCGAGTTTCAGATCGAGCGCGAAGGCAACACGGAAGATATCATGCGGGGGCAGGGGGGCTCGGTCGCCAACATCCTCTCGGTCGGCCTGCGGATGTTTGCGTTGATGACGCTGGATGAAAAAGAACACCGCCGCGTACTGGTGCTGGACGAGCAGGATTGCTGGCTGCGGCCCGATCTGGTACCGCGGTTAGTTAAAATTATTCATGAGGCGGGGCAGGCACTCGGCTTCCAGATTATCATGATCAGTCACCACGATCCGGTGATGTTTGAACGTTACGCCGATACGATCTTCCAGTTCACACCCTCTCCGGAAGGAGTGCAGGTGGAACGGGTCGAAACGGATCGGCAGCAGAATGAATCAACCTGA
- a CDS encoding POT family MFS transporter — MPTGIPYIVGNEAAERFSFYGMRGILVVFMTQYMLTASGKMDHMPGPEATAVFHYFVASAYFFPLLGSILSDVFWGKYKTIMLLSIVYCLGHLALAIDETRMGLFLGLTLIAIGSGGIKPCVSAHVGDQFGKQNQHLLSKIFGWFYIAINLGAFVSSLLIPEILKAYGPHYAFGLPGVLMLIATILFWLGRNQFVHIPPSGWKKFRTETLGKEGIQAILNLSVLFYVFVPIFWSLFDQTGSTWVLQATQMKTVSIGEFEVKAAQIQAFNPFFILVLVPTFNYVVYPLIDKVFPLTPLRKISIGFFLTAASFAIVALIQIAIDRSPDNPPNMLWQAVPYLVITAGEVMISITCLEFAYTQAPTSMKSFIMSLYLLSVTVGNLLTSGVNEFIMIDEKTSRLQGADYFWFFSGLMLVAAILFVFVARFYKGKTYIQDDGTDDARAEEEGIQ, encoded by the coding sequence ATGCCGACCGGCATCCCCTATATTGTCGGAAACGAAGCCGCCGAACGTTTCAGTTTTTACGGGATGCGAGGCATTCTTGTTGTGTTTATGACGCAATACATGTTGACTGCCAGCGGTAAAATGGATCATATGCCGGGCCCTGAAGCGACTGCCGTGTTTCATTACTTCGTCGCTTCGGCTTATTTTTTTCCCTTGTTAGGCTCAATTCTTTCGGATGTCTTCTGGGGTAAATATAAAACAATTATGCTGCTCTCCATCGTCTATTGTCTCGGGCATCTGGCACTGGCCATTGACGAGACGCGGATGGGGCTCTTTCTTGGCTTGACGCTGATCGCCATCGGATCTGGGGGCATTAAACCCTGCGTCTCCGCACACGTGGGGGATCAATTTGGCAAACAGAACCAGCATCTTTTGAGTAAAATCTTCGGCTGGTTTTATATCGCGATTAATCTGGGCGCATTCGTTTCCTCTCTCTTGATTCCCGAGATCCTGAAAGCATATGGACCACATTATGCATTTGGCTTGCCTGGGGTATTGATGTTAATCGCGACAATTCTGTTTTGGCTGGGACGCAATCAGTTCGTACATATTCCCCCCTCGGGCTGGAAAAAATTTCGTACAGAGACGCTAGGTAAAGAGGGGATACAAGCCATTCTCAATCTTTCCGTACTGTTTTACGTCTTTGTGCCGATCTTCTGGTCATTATTCGACCAGACGGGATCTACCTGGGTACTTCAAGCGACTCAGATGAAGACCGTTTCTATTGGAGAATTTGAAGTAAAAGCAGCTCAGATTCAGGCATTCAACCCTTTTTTCATTTTAGTTCTGGTGCCGACATTTAACTATGTCGTTTATCCACTCATCGATAAAGTCTTTCCTCTGACTCCGTTGAGGAAAATTTCGATCGGTTTCTTTTTGACGGCGGCTTCCTTTGCCATTGTTGCATTGATTCAGATCGCCATTGACCGTTCTCCAGACAATCCACCCAATATGCTCTGGCAGGCTGTTCCGTACCTGGTGATCACAGCGGGAGAAGTCATGATTTCCATTACTTGTCTCGAATTTGCATATACCCAGGCTCCCACATCAATGAAGTCGTTTATCATGTCTCTCTATCTGCTCTCAGTCACAGTGGGGAATTTGCTCACGTCGGGTGTGAATGAATTTATCATGATTGATGAAAAGACTTCGCGGTTGCAAGGAGCTGACTATTTCTGGTTCTTTTCCGGCTTGATGCTGGTGGCGGCAATCCTGTTTGTCTTTGTGGCCCGGTTTTATAAAGGGAAAACTTATATCCAGGATGATGGAACGGATGATGCCCGTGCGGAAGAAGAAGGGATTCAGTGA
- a CDS encoding lactonase family protein, whose protein sequence is MLSPTQYFLCFALLTGAVCSTLFTESARGADQYRVYVGTYTRGSDSKGIYQLLLDGETGKLTHVDVTGNTVNPSFLAIHPNQKYLYAVNEINDFQGKPAGAVSAFAIDSASGKLTFLNQQSSLGGSPCHLVVDEKGKYVLVANYSGGNICSLPIEKSGSLGLSAAFVQHTGSSVNPARQKAPHAHSINLDLKNRHAVVADLGIDELRVYDFSATDGSLKPNAVPGIKMAPGAGPRHFAFHPSGKWGYVINELNLTVTAMDYNQKNGVFEIIQNISTVPEGTGRKGNSTAQVLVHPSGKFLYGSNRGPNTIAMYRIDQKTGKLTSLGYQPTGGAIPRNFNIDPSGTFLLAANQDSNNVVVFRIDQETGLLKPTGHEIDVPKPVCIQFLPITSTP, encoded by the coding sequence ATGCTCTCGCCGACTCAATATTTCCTGTGCTTCGCCCTGTTGACAGGCGCCGTCTGCTCGACACTGTTCACGGAATCCGCCCGGGGTGCCGATCAATACCGGGTCTATGTCGGCACCTATACCCGTGGCAGTGACAGCAAAGGAATCTACCAGCTTCTGCTGGATGGCGAGACGGGCAAACTGACGCACGTGGATGTCACAGGAAATACAGTGAATCCGTCGTTCCTGGCGATTCATCCCAATCAGAAATATCTGTATGCGGTGAATGAAATTAATGATTTCCAAGGGAAACCAGCCGGTGCAGTGAGTGCCTTTGCGATCGACTCAGCCAGCGGCAAGCTGACGTTTCTCAATCAGCAGTCCTCTCTGGGCGGCTCCCCCTGCCATCTGGTGGTTGATGAGAAGGGCAAATATGTGCTTGTCGCCAACTATTCCGGCGGCAATATCTGCTCGCTGCCGATCGAGAAAAGTGGTTCTCTCGGCCTCAGTGCGGCGTTTGTGCAGCATACCGGATCGAGTGTGAACCCAGCGCGACAGAAAGCTCCGCACGCCCATTCGATCAATCTGGATCTGAAGAATCGGCATGCCGTCGTTGCTGATCTGGGCATTGATGAACTGCGTGTCTATGACTTTTCTGCTACAGACGGCAGCCTGAAGCCCAATGCGGTTCCCGGGATTAAAATGGCCCCCGGAGCCGGGCCGCGGCACTTCGCCTTCCATCCCAGCGGAAAATGGGGCTATGTGATCAACGAGTTGAACCTGACTGTGACTGCGATGGATTACAATCAGAAGAACGGCGTCTTTGAGATCATCCAGAATATTTCCACTGTTCCTGAGGGAACTGGACGAAAAGGAAATTCCACGGCCCAAGTTCTGGTACATCCTTCCGGAAAGTTTTTATACGGTTCCAACCGGGGGCCGAACACGATCGCCATGTACCGGATTGATCAGAAGACCGGCAAACTGACATCCCTGGGCTATCAGCCGACCGGCGGAGCGATTCCCCGGAATTTCAACATCGATCCCAGCGGCACATTTCTGCTGGCTGCCAATCAGGATTCGAACAATGTCGTCGTGTTCCGCATCGACCAGGAGACAGGTCTGCTCAAACCCACGGGCCACGAAATTGACGTTCCCAAACCGGTCTGTATCCAGTTCCTGCCGATCACCTCTACTCCCTGA
- a CDS encoding HlyD family efflux transporter periplasmic adaptor subunit, with amino-acid sequence MTSTQTPSQTRERVIRIAREIEEFAHSNVAPETFFREFLRRVVAGLGATAGAAWLIDDSGRLSIKSEVNLADTGFYEEPEAILKNQRLLSDVVSTAEARIFTAEGESDIHLPTDNLIVVAALTIRKKPVGVIEIFQRSNAPKQAHSGYLQFVEQMSGYASHYLTERDKANQTDASLEVWEEVDQFVQQLHRSLDLSEVAATVVNDGRQILNADRVSLAMQYGKKTVIEAINGQDKVNKRANTVRLLSKLSNKVLSMRENFIYSGSVDSIPPQIEEPLADYLQESGTRMIMIVPLFEPEKIVKHDDEALGRTSDKPRKLIGGLIIEQITDSQPRPHLESRAELLAGHIASGIANSRNYESIFLMPLWRFVGRTFAALRGKTLAKTLVVIALLVAAGVTLAMVPYDYRVNCDGRLMPTIQREVFTNWEGEVVAIHVESGQRVKKGDLLVEIRNEDLKAQAVDAENRLNELLLSKLAINADLQSDTSSKRPVADNINLRGKLNETITQIKGTKRQLQILRERLDKLNVKAPIDGVVTTFQVEQLLINRPVQRGELLMEIMDPNGPWQLELDVEEKRMGHILRAAEKKGDIELPVEFILATSNELTYEGEVTEISTRVNSAEEVGPIVETYATFDKEELPMLRIGAEVSAKIDCGERSLFYVLFGDVVETARRYFWF; translated from the coding sequence ATGACAAGCACTCAAACGCCCAGCCAGACCCGTGAACGCGTCATTCGAATTGCGCGGGAAATCGAAGAGTTTGCTCATTCCAACGTCGCCCCTGAGACATTCTTCCGTGAATTTCTCAGAAGAGTGGTCGCCGGTCTGGGAGCCACAGCAGGTGCAGCCTGGTTAATCGATGACAGCGGACGCCTGAGTATCAAAAGTGAAGTGAACCTGGCAGACACCGGCTTCTACGAAGAACCGGAAGCGATCCTGAAGAACCAGCGTCTGCTGTCTGATGTGGTATCGACGGCAGAAGCCCGGATTTTTACCGCTGAGGGTGAATCTGACATTCACCTCCCGACCGATAACCTGATTGTGGTCGCCGCGTTGACGATCCGTAAAAAACCTGTGGGCGTCATTGAAATTTTCCAGCGTTCGAATGCTCCCAAACAGGCACACTCGGGATATCTGCAGTTTGTCGAGCAGATGTCGGGATACGCCTCGCATTACCTGACCGAACGGGACAAAGCCAATCAGACTGATGCCTCACTGGAAGTCTGGGAAGAAGTCGATCAGTTCGTCCAGCAGTTGCACCGCAGCCTGGATCTCTCAGAAGTGGCAGCAACGGTCGTAAACGATGGCCGTCAAATTCTGAATGCCGACCGCGTCAGTCTGGCCATGCAGTATGGCAAGAAGACGGTGATCGAAGCGATCAACGGTCAGGACAAAGTCAACAAACGGGCCAATACCGTCAGACTGCTCTCTAAACTCTCCAATAAAGTACTCTCTATGCGGGAGAACTTTATTTACTCGGGATCCGTCGACTCGATTCCGCCACAAATTGAAGAGCCACTGGCCGATTACCTGCAGGAAAGTGGCACACGCATGATTATGATTGTGCCGCTGTTTGAGCCGGAAAAAATCGTCAAACACGATGACGAGGCACTGGGACGCACCAGTGATAAACCCCGCAAGCTGATCGGCGGGCTGATCATCGAACAGATTACCGACAGTCAGCCGCGTCCGCACCTGGAAAGCCGGGCCGAGCTGCTGGCGGGCCACATCGCCAGCGGAATTGCCAATTCACGCAATTATGAGAGCATCTTCCTGATGCCACTCTGGCGGTTTGTGGGACGTACGTTTGCCGCACTCCGTGGAAAAACCCTGGCCAAAACCCTGGTCGTCATTGCGTTGCTCGTGGCAGCAGGCGTAACCCTGGCAATGGTTCCCTATGATTACCGTGTGAACTGCGACGGACGGCTGATGCCGACCATCCAGCGGGAAGTCTTCACCAACTGGGAGGGCGAAGTGGTTGCCATTCACGTGGAGAGTGGTCAGCGAGTGAAAAAGGGCGATCTGCTGGTGGAAATCCGGAACGAAGATCTGAAAGCCCAGGCGGTAGACGCTGAAAACAGACTGAATGAGCTCCTCCTGTCGAAGCTGGCCATCAATGCCGATCTTCAATCAGATACCAGCAGCAAGCGACCGGTCGCAGACAACATCAATCTCCGCGGAAAACTGAATGAAACAATCACCCAGATCAAAGGTACCAAAAGACAGCTGCAGATTCTGAGAGAACGTCTTGACAAGCTGAACGTCAAAGCGCCCATTGATGGAGTAGTGACGACCTTCCAGGTTGAGCAGTTGCTGATTAACCGTCCGGTTCAACGGGGCGAATTGCTGATGGAGATCATGGATCCCAACGGTCCCTGGCAGCTGGAACTGGACGTGGAAGAAAAACGGATGGGACATATCCTCAGAGCCGCTGAGAAGAAGGGCGATATCGAGTTGCCCGTTGAATTCATTCTGGCCACATCCAATGAATTGACCTACGAAGGGGAAGTCACCGAAATTTCGACACGGGTCAACTCGGCTGAAGAGGTTGGACCGATCGTCGAAACTTATGCGACGTTTGATAAAGAAGAACTGCCGATGCTTAGAATTGGTGCAGAAGTGAGTGCCAAGATTGATTGTGGCGAGCGGAGCCTGTTCTATGTCCTGTTTGGTGATGTGGTGGAAACCGCCCGTCGCTACTTCTGGTTCTAA
- a CDS encoding AAA family ATPase yields MLKRITLHNFMSHAHTEIELSPGLTVLTGPNNCGKSAFVLALQSLVENTRGSFMIRHGAKECRVIVETFDGHTIEWKRKKKTAGYIIDGEYKRNPGDDVLAKVLRLAKVKSGDSDEFDVHFGEQKSPIFLLGDRGSRAARFFASSSDASVLIEMQKLHRSKVKVAQQEFQRLQAEQKQNAATLELLAPVPDLETRLETLDQTFQALQAESQQIQQLETLIQGLVQASERVELDARRAACLSDLPTELQQENERPLEALVQRWQGIEQEQQCSQVAVTALQPLSDPPTIEDESALATLIRETQLQTGICQHSAATHSCLDDLEDPPQLTDPDNLEKLIARLSAAAERVQLDRQEAELLAACVPPPELVDGARLAQFCQQWTAAETHFLELKEIHAEAEAEYEQGRLEMLHWVEENPTCPTCGAELEPDQFIQSAETGLRGHTHGA; encoded by the coding sequence ATGTTGAAACGGATTACACTACATAACTTTATGAGCCATGCGCATACCGAGATTGAGCTGTCGCCCGGACTGACCGTGCTGACAGGTCCCAATAACTGCGGTAAGTCGGCCTTCGTATTGGCTCTACAATCTCTTGTGGAGAATACACGAGGAAGTTTCATGATCCGACATGGGGCCAAGGAGTGCCGTGTGATCGTGGAAACCTTTGACGGCCACACCATCGAATGGAAACGCAAAAAGAAGACGGCAGGTTACATAATTGATGGTGAGTACAAACGAAATCCTGGAGACGATGTTCTAGCCAAAGTATTGCGATTGGCGAAGGTCAAGTCGGGGGACAGCGATGAATTCGACGTCCATTTCGGCGAGCAGAAGTCTCCCATCTTTCTGCTGGGCGACCGGGGCAGTCGGGCCGCGCGGTTCTTTGCGTCCTCTTCGGATGCATCGGTCCTGATTGAAATGCAGAAGCTGCACCGTAGTAAAGTCAAAGTGGCTCAGCAGGAATTTCAGCGACTGCAGGCCGAACAGAAACAGAACGCCGCGACTCTGGAACTGCTGGCCCCTGTTCCCGATCTGGAAACGCGACTGGAGACACTCGACCAGACATTCCAGGCACTCCAGGCCGAATCACAGCAGATTCAGCAGCTGGAAACACTGATTCAGGGATTGGTGCAGGCCAGCGAACGTGTAGAACTCGATGCCCGCCGTGCTGCCTGTTTGAGCGACTTGCCAACGGAGCTTCAGCAGGAAAATGAGCGTCCACTGGAAGCACTCGTCCAGCGCTGGCAGGGGATCGAACAGGAACAGCAGTGTTCCCAGGTTGCCGTCACAGCTCTGCAGCCCCTGAGCGATCCGCCAACCATTGAAGATGAGTCAGCGCTGGCAACGCTGATCAGAGAGACACAACTGCAAACCGGGATCTGTCAGCATTCCGCTGCCACACACAGTTGCCTGGATGATCTAGAGGATCCTCCCCAGCTGACCGATCCGGATAACCTGGAAAAGCTGATCGCTCGACTCTCCGCGGCAGCAGAGCGGGTCCAACTCGATCGGCAGGAAGCCGAACTGCTTGCGGCCTGCGTTCCCCCTCCTGAACTGGTCGATGGAGCGCGTCTCGCTCAATTCTGTCAGCAGTGGACCGCCGCGGAAACGCACTTTCTGGAACTGAAAGAGATCCATGCGGAAGCGGAAGCAGAGTACGAACAGGGGCGTCTGGAGATGTTGCACTGGGTGGAAGAAAATCCTACCTGTCCCACCTGTGGCGCGGAACTGGAACCGGATCAGTTCATTCAATCCGCTGAGACCGGCTTGAGGGGGCACACCCATGGCGCGTGA
- a CDS encoding metallophosphoesterase, protein MAREEYQGVLLIGDPHVEGRVPGFRKDDYPRVVLEKLKWCLQTAEEQKLLPVILGDLFHVPRDNQNWLLCELLTLFETPVYGIYGNHDCRENQLNEHDTLSILIQAGRYRLLSEDNPWRGTMAGRSVIVGGTSWGQKLPKADAFENEDDSPLVVWVTHHDILVPGYEEQGHLRPYEIEGVAYVVNGHIHRQLEDVQKGQTTWVTPGNIIRRSRSDASRAHVPSVLKLEVTAEGWQRSRLEIPHAAFEDIFHPEMQDETEEGVPSAFISGLAELQSRRTDTGAGLKLFLEKNLPQFETSVATEIQKLADEVSTHDE, encoded by the coding sequence ATGGCGCGTGAGGAATACCAGGGAGTGCTGCTGATCGGTGACCCGCACGTCGAAGGGCGGGTGCCCGGGTTTCGCAAGGATGACTATCCCCGCGTCGTGCTGGAGAAGTTGAAGTGGTGCCTGCAGACCGCCGAGGAACAGAAGCTGCTCCCCGTGATCCTGGGAGATCTGTTTCATGTCCCCCGAGACAATCAGAACTGGCTGCTCTGTGAACTGCTCACGCTCTTCGAAACGCCCGTGTATGGCATCTATGGAAACCATGACTGCCGGGAAAACCAGCTGAATGAACATGACACACTGAGTATCCTGATCCAGGCCGGCCGCTATCGTCTGCTGTCGGAAGACAATCCCTGGCGGGGAACCATGGCCGGGCGCTCCGTTATTGTGGGCGGCACTTCCTGGGGACAGAAACTGCCTAAAGCAGACGCATTTGAGAACGAAGACGATTCGCCACTCGTGGTCTGGGTCACGCACCATGATATCCTGGTGCCCGGCTATGAAGAGCAGGGGCACCTGCGACCCTACGAAATCGAAGGGGTGGCATATGTGGTGAATGGCCACATTCACCGACAACTGGAAGACGTGCAAAAGGGACAGACCACCTGGGTCACCCCGGGAAACATTATCCGCCGCTCCCGCAGCGATGCCTCGCGGGCACATGTTCCCTCTGTCCTTAAACTGGAAGTGACCGCGGAGGGCTGGCAGCGATCGCGGCTGGAAATCCCGCATGCGGCATTTGAAGATATCTTTCATCCCGAAATGCAGGATGAAACCGAGGAAGGAGTCCCTTCCGCTTTCATTTCGGGGCTGGCCGAATTACAGTCTCGCCGAACAGACACGGGCGCAGGTCTCAAACTGTTCCTCGAAAAAAATCTACCACAGTTTGAAACATCTGTGGCAACCGAAATACAGAAATTAGCAGACGAGGTGTCCACTCATGACGAATGA
- a CDS encoding efflux RND transporter periplasmic adaptor subunit: protein MRNVLYSMLLMAGCGLGIAGSQLQAEDKATEKKPSASPEAAITVDECRIKLIDRIILGSDRPGVLEFVEPNEGELVKKGKVIAALKSDALQASRKTAEKKATNDIEIRYSKKARDTAYVELEMNKDINKRVPNTISELDIKRLTLNAEKSDLQIEQAELEFAMNKLQLAEIDAQLEEMKILAPFDGVITKKFRSTGEVVRHGDEVLELVSTKRVKVEGYVNIQDIWKFHVGTPVEVHLDIHGLQLPVEDKTFHGKITFIDVEVEPIHGKAIRVWAEVQNPDNLLKAGYMATMKIMPDKTESKVAQGAPAEK from the coding sequence ATGAGAAACGTGCTGTACTCAATGCTGCTGATGGCAGGCTGCGGTCTGGGAATCGCGGGAAGCCAGTTACAGGCGGAAGATAAAGCCACCGAGAAGAAACCATCAGCGAGCCCTGAAGCTGCAATCACGGTAGACGAATGCCGGATCAAACTGATCGACCGGATCATCCTGGGGAGCGATCGTCCCGGGGTGCTGGAATTTGTCGAACCCAATGAAGGCGAACTGGTAAAAAAAGGAAAGGTCATCGCGGCACTCAAAAGCGATGCTCTGCAAGCCTCCCGCAAAACCGCAGAAAAAAAGGCGACCAACGATATTGAAATTCGTTATTCTAAAAAGGCCCGCGATACCGCTTATGTCGAACTGGAGATGAACAAGGACATCAATAAGCGGGTTCCCAATACCATTTCCGAACTTGATATCAAACGCTTGACCCTGAATGCGGAAAAGAGCGATCTGCAGATCGAGCAGGCTGAGCTGGAGTTTGCCATGAATAAGCTGCAGCTGGCGGAGATCGATGCCCAGCTGGAAGAAATGAAAATTCTGGCTCCCTTTGATGGAGTCATCACCAAAAAATTTCGTTCGACAGGTGAAGTGGTGCGCCATGGGGATGAGGTGCTCGAACTGGTCAGTACCAAACGTGTCAAGGTGGAAGGTTATGTCAACATCCAGGATATCTGGAAGTTTCATGTCGGGACTCCGGTAGAGGTGCATCTGGATATTCATGGTCTCCAACTGCCTGTTGAGGACAAAACATTCCATGGCAAGATTACCTTCATTGATGTTGAAGTAGAGCCCATTCACGGCAAGGCGATTCGAGTCTGGGCCGAGGTTCAAAATCCGGATAATCTTCTCAAAGCAGGTTACATGGCCACCATGAAAATCATGCCGGACAAAACAGAATCCAAAGTGGCACAGGGAGCACCAGCGGAAAAATAA